The window atgtgtcattctttttcggACTGACTAGAAGGAGAGAAAGTCGCATAAATTGGAAAGGAAGGAATATATGTTTTGcattttctaaatttttcttaAATTGTGTGATTCACTTCTCTTTCTTTTCAAGCTCCACAGACCTTGTCGCTTTTTAGCGCTTCCTTCTTAAGAATAGCTGATTCCATAATTACTTTACATCATAAAAAGCAAGGTGTATAAGATCATATAAAATAAGAAGTGCCAAGAGAATGCATGGGAACAGACACCGCACATCTGTTTCCAAGAACATTACCAGGCCATGGCTGAGAACTATGGTACACAACTTGTCCAACTTCAATACCAGTCTCCTCCCATGTTTCTCTTCTCACAGCCTCTTCCAAACTTTCTCCTGGCTAGTAACAAATTGAGAAAGTAATAAACATGTATTCAGAAAAATATTGTGAGTGACGGGATCGAAAATCAATGCCTGCTAATTAcctattaaaaagaaaaaaaagggggaaaacaaaccaaccggaaaaaaaaaaagagaaactgAAGTACTGCCGGAAATTGAAATACTCCATCCATTCCATATTATATGACAGTGTTTCCTTTTTGATTTGTTCCAAAAAATTGACACAATTTCTTTTTTACGATAAGACATTGTCATTTGTAGACCACAAGATACTAAGGTATTTAGCATGTGTCAAAAGTCTTGCCTTTTTTTACTCGAACTCAGTACCCTGTCAAACATCATCATATGAGATGAAATAGAGGAAGTTAATAAAAATTGACCAAGGGCTAAAAGTAAATAACTAATATACTGATGCAGAAATGAGGTTCTATTGGCTAAAATTTCTTTTCACCATGGACAACATCCATGGGGATCAAAACTTATGAATGCTACCTTTACTAAATTAGGTAATTGCATAAATGAGGAAGACAAGCTATGGGCAGCTCGAAAATGCATGGCATACATACTTCTGTTGCTCTAGGCCTTACTTAAAATCAAAAGTACGAGACATACCTCCATGAAACCAGCTAGACAACTCCACATGCGAGGTACAAATCTCGACTGCCTACTTAATAGCACACAGTCATTCTCTTTGTCAATAACTAACATAATGACAACCTGTTGCGAAGGCAAGACGCCAAAAGAAAGTTAGGATTCTCATGTAGCATTTCAAATGTAAGTCCCATAACCTCTTccacaaaacaaagaaaaacaagtaaaccaaacATGAGCACAATCACAAGCAAAATCTAATCAGAGAGAAGAAAATGAATCTGATTGACATACGGGATCAACTCGAGGATATATTTTCCTCTTGCACAACTCATTAGAGCATTGTTTCCGCCTCCCAGCATCAATTAAATTGTTCTTACctccacaaaatccacaaaaacgTGATACCGTATGCCATTCTAGTAATGATCTGGCCTGATAAAATGCCAAAGCCGAAAAAGTAAAATATAGCATCAGTCAACATGGGCACCAATTTTTATCATAAGTATAATAATAACTAACTACTAAAGCAGAATGTTACTCAATATTTGGATATGCACAGCTCAACAATGACAATGATGTGGCAACTGTAACCTAAATTCATTTGCCATTtatcagaagaagaaaaaaaactgaTGCTAGATGGTATTATCAGGACTCTTGGACGCGTCCGCACCATGTCTGCACTTCCTGAGACAACCAACCCTTAAAACAATCTAAATATGACTTTGGTAAAGAATACTTAAAATACTAAAGGTCCATTTGGTTATAGGGATTAGGGGGGTTATCCCAGTATAAAATTTGGGAATAATTTTGTCCAGCGTTTGATCATGGGTATTATAAAACCAGGATAAATTTATACCAAAATCATGGGATCATCCATCCCATATAGGAGGTGGGATTATAATCCTAGGATAACTTGTCttgaaccaaacgaccccttaagtTTGAAATGCACATTTACAATGTGACATTAACTGCATAATCAGGTTTGCAGTTCTAGATAGAGATTAGCAGCCATTCTAATCCTAGTTACCACACCTTTTTCGCCTACAAGAATCAACATATCTAAATATAGATAAAATGAGCTGCCTGAAAAAGATACATGGGTTTAAAATAACAGCAGGCAGTGGCTAGTTTATGAAACTGCTTCAACTACCTTAATATGCCTACTAATCACAATGCAGGCCACTAGAACAGCTATAGGTGATCCAATTCAACAAGAAATGATAAAAGATGGATTTTGTTGAAATTGTAATGAAAAAGCAGAAGTAAATAGGAATACATACATGACCAGCAATAGCAAGTTGAGCCATGGCTGAAGCATTTTCCCAATCAGAGGCAACCATGAGAGTCCTGAGTTCAACAAAGCAAAATTGCCTAGCACCCAATTCATTTACCAATCGACTACCAGCCTCTGTGACATCAATAGCCCAGTACACAACATAAACGCCATCACCATCACCCTCAGAATCAGAACCCAAGTAAACCAAAGAATCTTCACTCAATTTTACCTCAGAAGAATTCTCCAAGAATGCCTTACAATCGTTAAAACTCAACCAAGCCAAGTGCCAATTAGGCTCAGGCGAATTCTTGAGTGAGCCGGCTAAAGGCCTTCCCTTTCTGAAAGGCAAGATCTTGAAATTAGGGGAAGTGAGTGAAGGGTTATCCGTATGTTCTTTTAAAAGAAGGGTTTTAAGGGTGTGAAGAGCAGAGGCTGGTGAAAATGGATCACTTGGTTTAGGGGTTCTTAGCTTTATGGGGTTGCCTGCAAAGGCATGAGTCTTGAACAAATTCATGGACAAGAGTGGGTGACTGTGTAGTAATCTTGGGTTTTTGGAGAGGGAGACAAGTTGGGAAGAATTTGAGAAGGAAAGACGAAAGATCATTGCTTTTTGATTGGTGTTTCCTCAACAAAGGAAATGAGGTTGGTGTATGACACGTTGACATCTGTACTTTTGGCTCCCTCCCCCTATTGTGTCCCCTGCGCCACCACGTTGTCTTCTACTTAGCCACAATTTCATTTGTACACCTTGGAgtgcttttcttttatttatttccttctcTAACTGATATTGGATCTTATTAATTCGAATTTcagattattattttttatttttaaagcttAAACTTGAAATTTCTAATTAAAGGTGAAGAAATTCGGTGTTCGCTGTGACGCTCTTTTTTCTTATACTTTCAAAGTATGAGTGATACCTTATTAATTTAAGAAATGTTACTTCAAAAGTTGTGTATTCTCTTCTCtgtaatttttatgtatttctcaCCTCTCTAACATAAATAAAGTTGGTAAACCAAAACAATATTTACAGGGCGCTCGAGCTCCCTTAACCTGGAATGTAACTAGGTATCCATCCATATATAGTGCATTAATTTCCACGAAAGTCTTTTAGCACAATTCATATGTAGGATCCACGTAACACACAAATGTCTCAAAGATATGAACTCTAATAAGCACATGTCAATATTGATTCCAGCTTCTATCATCAAATATGGAAGCTGTAGATAGTAATGGTTCCTGTCCCAGTGTTAAATCCATCATAAAGATCCACAATTAGCCCAGATGACATCACTACTTGATAAGTGAAAATTAAAACCTTATGCTTTAGGTAGGGGGCCTCTCAATCTTGATAACCTGCCTTTACTCAACAATTGAATGTGTCATTTAATATGTAAATCGTGTGTGGGATGAATTATAACTTCATTATTAGTACTATATAAGGGACCATGTGAAGAGTTTTGTAATCCTTAGTTACTTTGTAACTATCTTGTTAGTTTGCCAACCAAAAGGGTTTGCTCTTCCAAATATGTCTTTGTATTTGTTATTTATGACTTCATATACTAAAGTATGTTTCCAATAAATCAAGATACTTTCAAATCCTTTTTGGTAATACATAGCCCTTTAGACTAACTTTTTACGAGTGAAGTATGTACCATAACTTTGTTGTTCCTACTTTATTTCTTTTTACTTAGGTTCTTATATTTAATTTGGTAAATGCATTAAGCTTTCAGCCCTTCAAAAATGCTTGAAAAGTTTGCGAATGACGATGATGTCATCTAATAGAAATAATTATGCACAAAGATAAATCTAAAGAACTAAAGAGTGAAAATCGTTCGTTTTCATAAAAAGTATAGatgttattattttaaatgtttaAATGTGGCCGAAATATAAATCCGAACATAACAGAATACAACCACGAACAAAATCTTaattcccaaaatctggtgtcacaagtgcatgagcatctaccagaATATACAATACCACTACAACAACTGTCTAAAATAGAAAATAGACATAATACAATAAATGGATAGGATAATGGAGACTTTCTGTGCTACGGATCGTAACATAGAGAACAGCTCACCACAAAATCTCCTCAGCAATTGCGCCTACGCGCCTAGATGACCATCAAAAGTACATATCTCAATACATGCACAAtcagtgcagaaatgtagtataagtatgtaaatcaacgcgtacccagtaaatatctagcctaaccccgaagaagtagtgacgaggggtcaacatcgacacttactagtggtttAATAAATCAAGTACAGTAAAAGTATACTGGTAAAAAGCATGACAAGTAAAATAGTGAAAACAGATATAGGTACATGATATGATCCTCAACTGTAAAAATAAACACGAAGTCCTCCAATACTAGATACTTCCTCAAATAGGGTACACAATGGTCAACACCAAATAAAATATCACATCTCGAGTCAGGAAAACTCATAGGTACATTGACTCCCTATCAAATATTACGCATGAATTTTTAATCCCTATCAAATATTACGCATGATTTTTTCGAGgtgaacggcctgatcccataagagtaatggCATGATTTCTTATCGTGGAGTGcgtcccgatcccataataatagtgTACGCTGCCGAGGTCAGACGGCCCGATCCAGATGCATCTCATAATACTGTCGAGGCGAGTGGTCCGATCTCATAATGATACTACTAAGGcgttcagcccgatcccataggaatagtgaAACTTGACGGGTTACTAGCCCACTCatgaatatacgtgtgagttatgaaattcgaGAGACTTTCGGACAAATTCGTACAATACAGGAGAAATTCGTAAATGGAAGTGTAATTTTCACTATTAATCAAGTAGCTCATCAAATATCTAAAATAGCAAGTCCAATATCTTACTCAAGTCTAGTCTCAAGCTAAATTATAATTTAAGACATTTAACCAgccaagaataactcaaatagtacaattaagcatgacgtgagtctaagtctacccggacataataaggaattctagcatatgcacggacactcgtcacctcatacgtgcataGCTctcacaacatgtagcacataacaaatatagcACCTACGGAGTAAAttctccctcacaaggttagataagatAAGAGACTTGCCTCGCTCTGAAATCTGATAATCGGCTCCAatacctctctaacacctcaaaccaatgccaaccgatctgaaactagtcaaagaaaataaaaaccaatcaaaatatatccAAAGACGCGTAATTCAATAATTaataacaattctcaactccacgcgaaaagtcaacaaagtcaacccctcggCTCATGCGTccgaattttgaatttttttgaagataaatataATCCATAGTACcacaactcaaatatataatttcttcccaattctatgtccaatttcgtggtcaaaatccaaaaatatcatttctagattttcttctaaaatttcacaatttctaccaattttcatgttaaaatccatatataTTTAATGTATATAACTCAAAATGAGTAGGAATCATTTACCTTgtgatagatgatgaaaatatacCTTCAAAATCGGCTCCAAATGAGAAAATGAGATGAAAATGAGCAAATCCCTAATTTGCTAACTTATATTCTATCCAAGTACTTCCTCTTCACGATCGCAGAAACACCCGCGCGATCGCGAAGGTCAAATAGCCTTGCCCAGGAATTCcttttacgcgaacgcgaggtcccactcgcgaatgcgacacTCAACCTGACTAGCCTACGCGAATGAGAGCccagctccgcgaacgcgaaggccaagcctCCAGCCTCATAAATTTGCGGGGAGATGTTTGTGATCGCGAAGAGCAACCCTCCAAACGAAAGCCACCCCGCTAACATTTCCCATTTGCGACCCTGACCACGCGAACACGGAGACCAACCAGACCACCCCAACACGATGCCTTCTCGCGATCGTGAAGCGTAAACTCTTCCCCAGCTCCAACAGCCATTCACGATCGTAATACCTCCtatgtgatcgcgaagcacacgcCTGACACCAGAAACCAACAGTTGTAAAACAAAGGGAAATGGTCTaaaaccatcccgaaacatatCCGAGGTCcctaggaccccgtccaatcataccaacaagtccccataccttatccaaacttatccaaaaggCTCAAAACgccacgaataacatcaaaaccacgaatcgacgatcaaaatcttCCCTTAGTTTTCAAACATTCAAAATTCTCCGAATGCGttcgaatcacacttagacattccggATCATAACCAAACTTCACGCACACATTCCaatcaataataaaataaatctatCCAAGATCCCAGAACACCTCATGGAATCCGATAACACAAAAGTACACTCCAAGTCAAACTTAATAAATTTAAGAACCTTCAAAATGCAAACTTTCGATAGTAAGCGCTAAATCATTCACGGACTATCGATACTCaatccaaacatacgcccaaatcTGAAATCATCTTACGAACCTATAGGAGCCTTCAAATCAtgattccgatgtcgtttactcaaaagtcaaaccttaatcaactcttccaacttaaagcttctgaattgaggattattcttccaaatcaacttcgaacctctcgaaaatcaaaaccgactccacgtacaagtcataatacataaagtgaagctactcaaggtctcaaatcccCGAACGACATGCCAGAGCTCAAAACggtcggtcgggtcgttacaatactgTTGATGGTCATATACTATTGAAATAAAGATATTTCTTTTCTTACAAACAATTTAATTTGTCAGAAATCATATAATTCTTAATTGGTTAGGTAACaaagttttcttttaaaaataaagcaTTAATGATTAATGACAAACTAAATTAATTCTTGAACTTTATTTTAATGAATTTAGGTCTTCTGAATTTCATCTAAACCTAGACTTTAATCACTATATTTTTTTTAGCATAAACTATGGTCGCATAAAATTATGAGTATTTAATCaaataaataccaaaataatctattaaaatttcttctttatttctacttctaattagaaattatatgctcacaaattcataaaatattaaatatcttCTTTAATTTATGATTATATTCCATTTGGAATCATTTTGCATACTTTAAATTATGTTACTAAACATCAAGTTATCTTTGTCTCTTTAATATCTGCTTATTCCTTAGTACGCTTGCTTTCTTAAAAATTTCTGTTAATAAATTGTCTAATGATGTGATCAAAAAACCTAAATAATGAATAATACACGGTAAAGAAGCGATCATCTAAAAAGAGTTGTGCCTAAAAACGTAacacaaattattatttttttcaattaaaaccATTATGATGTACTTTATTACCTTTATCTTGGGCTCGGGCTTAGCACGGGCTTTTCAAGACTAGTATATggatttttttacttttaacaTGCGctagaaaatatttatatttggtagtcgAAACAGTGcataaaacttgtataattttgatatataatatacagaatgtgtatatatacaaaaaatctatattttttaactattattttaagagtggctatacaatgtcattttccctgtatatctatattattataaaagtatgaatacaatGTTGGTTTATCAAAATAGCcttaaaatttaaatataataacttCCAAGGAAAGGCCATAACCGAAATTCCAACGTCGGCCCTCTAATCCTATTAGCCATAGGGCAAATACATGAATACATCTAGTTGTCCCTAAACCTAATACCAGTTCCTCCTAGGAACACGTTATACTTCCTAAAATTCATATATTTGACTACTTATATTGTCCGAATCCTAAACTAATACCAATAACTCTAGGAATCCATTCCTATTACAAATTTAATAATTTGAGAACTTATTATATTACCGAATCCATTAGGAAAAAAGACTCAAACACTTCTATAAAAGAAGCCATTATTTTATATTCTCCATCATAAACCTTTTGAGAAGTATAttactgtttacccgaaaaatcggataacgttgaatttatgtatggttctaaggataagTAGATTCCTTTGATCTGAAGATAACAATATACGTATTTATGATGCAAAATAGAAAATGATGAACAAAGATACTTAGTGAGctttagaaagataaacacaatgaattcttaatcccagggaagatgtcttctattacaatctatcttgccttttatagccaaggatcacTACTTTATCTATAGCAACATCTTGGAGTaatattactagtggaggacccatgatggtgtATCTCCTCCttaattcctgccaagattctctcctttggtgcggttgtaacagctttttatctgtgagctcgataccgaCTCGAGCTCGGTGTCGGATCAGAACCTCGGCCTTGGTTTCGAGCTTGGTGATCACTTTTGGCCATCGATGTTCGGGGCCTGTATCGGTCGATGTTACCTCGGTCGATTCGGACGCCCCGAGCTCGACGCCCCTATCTCGGAATTCGTTCTGGTTCTCCATGAAGATACCCCTTGACTGAGATGCCATCCTCGATCGATCTTCATGATCGAGaatcggttttaaccgtatacagatagccccctcatttcttggaaagaagatgacgagaaacgatgtGATTTCCCTAAGGTTCGACCGAATCAATAATGACGTTTTTATCGACTTTGACTATGACGTGCGTGATAGCTGTCCTATCGATTTGGTTTTATcgaggcatttaatgtgtgtcagtCGGTGGCTAACGTAAACTCCGAGTAAACGTAGCTTTTTCAATGTTTCAAACTTGATTGGGTCCTTGTTCGAACTCGGCAGCTCGTAGGCTTTAACATTTGAgtgtttatttcgaactcgatatagaagtagcccgtgggcttaatattcgagtgtttatttcgaactcgagataatgtggaagcccgtaggcttaatattcgaatgattatttcgaactcgatgttgaagtagcccgtaggctcaaCGGTCGACTGAGTATTTCGAACTCGATatagaagtagcccgtaggcttaatattcgagtgtttatttcgaactcgagataatgtggtagcccgtaggcttaatattcgagtgattatttcgaactcgagataatgtggaagcccgtaggcttaatattcgagtgattatttcgaactcgatgttgaagtagcccgtaggctcaaCGGTCGACTGAGTATTTCGAACTCGATatagaagtagcccgtaggcttaatattcgagtgtttatttcgaactcgagataactggaagcccgtaggcttaatattcgagtgattatttcgaactcgatgttgaagtagcccgtaggctcaaCGGTCGACTGAGTATTTCGAACTCGATatagaagtagcccgtaggcttaatattcgagtgtttatttcgaactcgagataatgtggtagcccgtaggcttaatattcgagtgattgtTAATTAtggttgcataataaatctcaagtcattgtACATATGTTTTGGGgcaatctatatgagcatggttcattttgaccattttggctcttacaatttttcctctGTTGTTGTGAGAAGACTTTGttgcatctgaactcgatgtatttgaggg is drawn from Nicotiana tabacum cultivar K326 chromosome 22, ASM71507v2, whole genome shotgun sequence and contains these coding sequences:
- the LOC107769046 gene encoding nudix hydrolase 19, chloroplastic, which translates into the protein MIFRLSFSNSSQLVSLSKNPRLLHSHPLLSMNLFKTHAFAGNPIKLRTPKPSDPFSPASALHTLKTLLLKEHTDNPSLTSPNFKILPFRKGRPLAGSLKNSPEPNWHLAWLSFNDCKAFLENSSEVKLSEDSLVYLGSDSEGDGDGVYVVYWAIDVTEAGSRLVNELGARQFCFVELRTLMVASDWENASAMAQLAIAGHARSLLEWHTVSRFCGFCGGKNNLIDAGRRKQCSNELCKRKIYPRVDPVVIMLVIDKENDCVLLSRQSRFVPRMWSCLAGFMEPGESLEEAVRRETWEETGIEVGQVVYHSSQPWPVGPSTMPCQLMVGFFAYAKSLDINVDKAELEDAKWHSREDVKKALTFAEYKKAQRTAAGKVDQMCKGVERGQSLSSDFNVESGELAPMFIPGPFAIAHHLISSWVNGAEAQVKQLASSFSNL